Proteins encoded by one window of Blautia faecicola:
- the gyrB gene encoding DNA topoisomerase (ATP-hydrolyzing) subunit B: MSTEYGADQIQILEGLEAVRKRPGMYIGSTSIRGLHHLVYEIVDNAVDEALAGFCDVIDVKIQEDNSITVIDNGRGIPVGINHKAGIPAVEVVFTILHAGGKFGGGGYKVSGGLHGVGASVVNALSEWLEVTIYHEGKVYRQRYERGKTIYKLKVIGDCDPEKTGTMVSFLPDKEIFEETIFDFDTLKQRFREMAFLTKGLKIRLTDERGEKELVKEFHYEGGIKEFVTYLNRSKEALYPEIIYCEGMKDGVAVEVAMQHNDSYNETTYGFVNNITTPEGGTHVVGFRNALTKTFNDYAKKNKLLKENEKLAGEDIREGLTAIISVKIEEPQFEGQTKQKLGNSEARGAVDAVVSRTLEIFLEQNPSVAKTIVEKSVLAQRARDAARKARDLTRRKSALEGLSLPGKLADCTDKDPKNCEIYIVEGDSAGGSAKTARSRATQAILPLRGKILNVEKARLDRIYGNAEIKAMITAFGTGIHEDFDISKLRYHKIIIMTDADVDGAHIATLMLTFLYRFMPELIKQGYVYLAQPPLYKIEKNKKIWYAYDDKELDNILTEIGRDGNNKIQRYKGLGEMDADQLWETTMDPERRVLLRVTMDDETSSELDLTFTTLMGDKVEPRREFIEENALKVKNLDI, from the coding sequence ATGAGTACAGAATACGGAGCAGATCAAATCCAGATATTGGAAGGTTTGGAAGCGGTCAGAAAAAGACCTGGTATGTACATCGGAAGTACATCCATCCGCGGACTTCACCATCTGGTCTACGAGATCGTAGATAATGCAGTGGATGAGGCACTTGCGGGATTTTGTGATGTAATCGATGTCAAAATTCAGGAAGATAATTCCATTACCGTCATAGATAACGGAAGGGGTATCCCTGTGGGAATCAACCACAAAGCGGGGATTCCGGCCGTGGAAGTTGTATTCACCATCCTTCATGCAGGAGGAAAGTTTGGCGGTGGAGGCTACAAGGTATCCGGAGGTCTTCACGGTGTAGGTGCATCTGTAGTAAATGCACTTTCTGAGTGGCTGGAAGTTACGATTTACCATGAAGGCAAGGTCTACCGTCAGAGATATGAACGGGGAAAAACCATTTATAAATTAAAGGTCATTGGAGACTGTGATCCGGAAAAAACAGGAACCATGGTATCGTTCCTGCCGGATAAAGAGATCTTTGAAGAAACCATATTTGATTTTGATACCCTGAAACAGAGATTCCGTGAGATGGCGTTCCTGACAAAAGGTCTGAAGATCCGTCTGACGGATGAGCGCGGGGAAAAAGAACTGGTCAAAGAGTTCCATTACGAAGGTGGAATCAAAGAATTTGTCACCTACTTAAACCGCAGCAAGGAGGCGCTGTACCCGGAGATCATCTACTGTGAGGGAATGAAAGACGGCGTTGCTGTGGAAGTGGCGATGCAGCATAACGATTCTTACAACGAGACAACGTATGGATTCGTCAACAATATCACGACACCGGAAGGTGGAACCCATGTGGTCGGCTTCCGTAATGCTCTGACCAAGACCTTTAACGATTATGCGAAGAAAAATAAACTGTTAAAAGAGAATGAAAAACTGGCAGGAGAAGATATCCGTGAAGGTCTGACCGCGATCATCAGTGTAAAGATCGAGGAGCCGCAGTTTGAAGGACAGACGAAGCAGAAGCTGGGTAACAGCGAGGCAAGAGGTGCGGTCGATGCGGTGGTAAGCCGGACACTGGAGATTTTTCTGGAGCAGAATCCGTCCGTGGCAAAAACCATCGTGGAGAAATCCGTACTGGCACAGCGTGCCAGAGATGCGGCGAGAAAAGCCCGCGATCTGACCAGAAGAAAATCTGCCCTGGAAGGATTATCCCTGCCTGGAAAACTGGCAGACTGTACCGATAAGGATCCGAAAAACTGCGAGATCTACATCGTAGAGGGAGATTCCGCCGGCGGTTCCGCAAAGACCGCGAGAAGCCGTGCAACCCAGGCAATTCTGCCGCTTCGTGGAAAGATCCTGAACGTGGAGAAAGCCCGTCTGGATCGAATCTACGGCAATGCGGAGATCAAAGCCATGATCACTGCGTTTGGTACCGGTATCCATGAGGATTTTGATATTTCCAAACTGCGGTATCACAAGATCATCATCATGACTGATGCCGATGTCGACGGCGCGCATATCGCCACCCTGATGCTGACGTTCCTGTATCGTTTCATGCCAGAACTGATCAAACAGGGATATGTGTATCTGGCGCAGCCGCCGCTTTATAAGATCGAGAAGAACAAGAAAATCTGGTATGCATACGACGATAAGGAACTGGACAACATCCTGACCGAGATCGGAAGAGACGGTAACAACAAGATCCAGCGATACAAAGGTCTGGGTGAGATGGATGCGGATCAGCTGTGGGAGACCACCATGGATCCGGAGCGAAGAGTCCTTCTTCGTGTGACCATGGACGATGAGACTTCATCCGAACTTGACCTTACCTTTACCACTCTGATGGGAGATAAAGTAGAACCGCGTCGTGAGTTCATAGAGGAAAATGCATTAAAAGTTAAAAATCTTGATATTTAA
- the gyrA gene encoding DNA gyrase subunit A, whose product MEDNIFDKVHEVDLKKTMEESYIDYAMSVIASRALPDVRDGLKPVQRRVLFSMIELNNGPDKPHRKCARIVGDTMGKYHPHGDSSIYGALVNMAQEWSTRYPLVDGHGNFGSVDGDGAAAMRYTEARLSKISMEMLADINKNTVDFSPNFDETEKEPTVLPARYPNLLVNGTSGIAVGMATNIPPHNLKEIIAAVVKIIDNIVEENRDTEIEEILKIVKGPDFPTGATILGTRGIEEAYRTGRGKIRVRAVTNIETLPNGKSQIIVTELPYLVNKARLIEKIADLVKEKKIDGITALNDHSSREGMRICIELRRDVNANVLLNKLYKHTQLQDTFGVIMLALVNNQPKVMNLMEILKHYLAHQEDVVTRRTQYDLNKARERAHILEGLLKALDNIDEVIRIIRGSENTQVAKARLMERFTLSDAQAQAIVDMRLRTLTGLEREKLEAEYKELMDRIRRLEAILADRNLLLRVIREEILAISEKYGDERKTAIGFDEFDISMEDMIPNENTVITMTKLGYIKRMTVDNFRSQNRGGKGIKGMQTIEDDYIDELLMTTTHHYLMFFTNMGKVYRLKAYEIPEAGRTARGTAIINLLQLQAGEKITAVLSLKDYSQGQYLFMATKSGIVKKTPIQDYANVRKTGLAAISLKDDDELIEVKFTDNKKDIILVTKYGQCIRFKDTDVRSTGRVSMGVRGINLSDGDEIIGMQLCSQGDYLLIASEKGMGKRTSMSEFSVQNRGGKGVKCYKITEKTGNVVGVKAVNDDNEVMMITTEGIIIRIACSDISILGRITSGVKLMNLDEKVSVASIAKVREKEEKPEENTEANEQEETE is encoded by the coding sequence ATGGAAGACAATATTTTTGACAAGGTCCACGAGGTGGACCTGAAAAAGACAATGGAAGAATCGTATATCGATTATGCCATGAGTGTCATCGCATCCCGTGCGCTGCCGGATGTCAGAGATGGATTAAAGCCGGTACAGCGAAGAGTGCTGTTCTCTATGATCGAGCTGAACAACGGTCCGGACAAACCACACAGAAAATGTGCCCGTATCGTCGGTGATACCATGGGTAAATACCACCCGCACGGTGACAGTTCTATCTATGGTGCTCTGGTAAATATGGCGCAGGAGTGGTCCACCCGTTATCCGCTGGTTGACGGTCACGGAAACTTCGGTTCCGTGGATGGTGACGGTGCGGCTGCCATGCGATATACCGAGGCGCGGCTGAGCAAGATTTCCATGGAGATGCTTGCAGACATCAATAAAAACACCGTAGACTTTTCACCAAACTTTGATGAGACAGAAAAAGAGCCGACCGTACTTCCGGCACGTTACCCGAACCTTCTGGTAAACGGTACTTCCGGTATAGCGGTAGGTATGGCGACGAATATTCCGCCGCATAACTTAAAAGAGATCATTGCAGCAGTGGTGAAGATCATTGACAATATCGTGGAAGAGAACCGGGATACCGAGATTGAAGAAATCTTAAAGATCGTCAAGGGACCGGACTTCCCGACCGGAGCAACGATCCTTGGAACCAGAGGAATCGAGGAAGCGTACCGGACAGGCCGCGGCAAGATCCGTGTCCGTGCGGTGACGAATATCGAGACACTGCCAAACGGAAAGAGCCAGATCATTGTCACGGAACTTCCGTATCTGGTCAACAAAGCCAGACTGATCGAAAAGATCGCAGATCTGGTAAAAGAGAAGAAAATCGACGGTATCACGGCGTTAAACGACCACTCGAGCAGAGAGGGTATGCGTATCTGCATTGAACTGCGAAGAGATGTCAATGCAAACGTGCTGTTGAATAAACTGTATAAACATACCCAGTTACAGGATACCTTCGGCGTGATTATGCTGGCACTGGTCAACAACCAGCCGAAAGTCATGAACCTGATGGAGATCCTGAAACATTACCTGGCACATCAGGAAGATGTTGTGACCAGAAGAACCCAGTACGATCTGAACAAAGCAAGAGAACGTGCCCATATCCTGGAAGGACTCTTAAAAGCACTCGATAACATCGATGAAGTCATCCGTATCATCCGTGGTTCGGAAAACACCCAGGTGGCAAAAGCAAGATTGATGGAACGCTTTACACTTTCCGATGCACAGGCACAGGCAATCGTAGATATGCGTCTGCGTACACTGACCGGTCTGGAAAGAGAGAAGCTGGAAGCAGAATACAAAGAACTGATGGATCGTATTCGCAGACTGGAAGCCATCCTGGCAGACAGAAATCTGCTGCTTCGCGTGATCCGTGAGGAGATCCTTGCCATCAGTGAAAAATACGGCGACGAGAGAAAGACAGCCATCGGATTTGACGAGTTCGATATTTCCATGGAGGATATGATCCCGAATGAAAATACCGTCATCACCATGACAAAATTAGGTTATATCAAACGAATGACCGTAGATAATTTCCGCAGCCAGAACCGTGGCGGCAAGGGCATCAAGGGTATGCAGACCATCGAGGACGATTATATCGATGAACTGCTGATGACAACGACCCACCATTATCTGATGTTCTTTACGAATATGGGTAAAGTATACCGCCTGAAGGCGTATGAGATTCCGGAAGCTGGAAGAACTGCCCGCGGTACGGCGATCATCAACCTGCTGCAGTTACAGGCAGGTGAGAAGATCACAGCGGTCCTGTCCCTGAAAGATTACAGCCAGGGTCAGTATCTGTTTATGGCAACCAAGAGCGGTATCGTGAAGAAAACACCGATCCAGGATTATGCAAATGTCAGAAAGACCGGTCTTGCGGCGATCTCTCTGAAAGATGATGATGAACTGATCGAAGTAAAATTCACAGATAACAAAAAAGATATCATTCTGGTAACGAAATACGGTCAGTGTATCCGCTTCAAAGATACGGATGTACGAAGCACCGGAAGAGTATCCATGGGTGTTCGTGGTATCAACCTCAGCGACGGGGATGAAATCATCGGCATGCAGCTGTGCTCTCAGGGGGATTACCTTCTGATCGCATCGGAAAAAGGTATGGGTAAACGTACCTCCATGAGCGAATTCTCCGTACAGAACCGTGGCGGAAAAGGGGTAAAATGCTATAAGATCACCGAAAAGACCGGTAATGTCGTAGGTGTCAAAGCGGTTAATGATGACAACGAAGTGATGATGATCACAACCGAGGGAATCATCATCCGAATCGCCTGCTCCGATATCTCGATCCTGGGAAGAATCACATCCGGTGTCAAACTGATGAACCTGGATGAGAAAGTTTCTGTGGCAAGTATCGCAAAAGTACGGGAAAAAGAAGAAAAACCGGAAGAAAATACAGAGGCAAACGAACAGGAAGAGACAGAATAG
- a CDS encoding lysophospholipid acyltransferase family protein, translating into MKRILLMVLRNLWFVPYGWFKLCYTAVHVEKYTEEERYQVLKMIDRRANIGGRITIDAYGVENIPKQDGFMFFPNHQGLYDVLAIIEVCPRPFSVVMKKEVANVPFLKQVFACMKAISLDRNDLRQGLQVIKQVAEEVKKGRNYLIFAEGTRSRKGNQLLDFKGGSFKSAVKAQCPIVPVALIDSYKSFDTNSIKKLTVQVHFLEPIPYEEYQGMKTTEIAAMVKGRIEDTIRQYEGNTAEA; encoded by the coding sequence ATGAAACGAATTCTGTTAATGGTGTTACGCAATCTCTGGTTTGTCCCGTATGGCTGGTTTAAACTGTGCTATACGGCAGTCCATGTAGAAAAGTACACCGAAGAAGAAAGATATCAGGTATTAAAAATGATCGACCGCCGTGCCAACATCGGCGGTCGCATCACCATCGATGCGTATGGAGTGGAGAATATTCCGAAGCAGGATGGATTTATGTTTTTCCCCAACCATCAGGGGCTGTACGATGTGCTGGCGATCATTGAAGTCTGCCCGCGTCCGTTCTCTGTGGTGATGAAAAAAGAAGTAGCAAATGTACCGTTCTTAAAACAGGTATTTGCCTGTATGAAAGCTATCTCGTTAGACCGTAACGATCTGCGCCAGGGGTTGCAGGTGATCAAACAGGTGGCAGAAGAAGTGAAAAAGGGTCGGAACTATCTGATCTTTGCCGAGGGAACCAGAAGCCGGAAAGGAAATCAGCTTCTTGATTTCAAAGGCGGAAGCTTCAAAAGTGCCGTCAAAGCACAGTGCCCGATCGTGCCGGTGGCTCTGATCGATTCGTATAAGTCATTTGATACCAATTCCATTAAAAAACTGACCGTACAGGTACATTTTCTGGAGCCGATCCCGTATGAAGAGTATCAGGGAATGAAGACAACGGAGATTGCGGCGATGGTAAAAGGACGGATCGAAGATACGATTCGGCAATATGAGGGAAATACGGCAGAAGCATAA